A section of the Oncorhynchus nerka isolate Pitt River linkage group LG3, Oner_Uvic_2.0, whole genome shotgun sequence genome encodes:
- the pknox1.1 gene encoding homeobox protein PKNOX1.1 isoform X5 codes for MMAAQSESIDEYLEGEQQMLGAEQADGDEGLDAASSPTPTEPQTPMDVDKASIYRHPLFPLLALLFEKCEQSTQGSDCVTSASFDVDIENFVRSQEKEGKAFFSEDPDLDNLMVKAIQVLRIHLLELEKVSDLCKDFCSRYISCLKTKMNSETLLSGEPGSPYSSGQGFSPTKIQTSSSFTGTLSPQGIVVPASALHQGNVTVTTVNPTQVIAGMSPWHTTTTGGTVYQPVTVVNSQGQVVSQTLSPQTICIQNTQLQLQLNQDLSFFNHDDSSPKNKRGVLPKQATNVMRSWLFQHIGHPYPTEDEKKQIATQTNLSLLQVNNWFINARRRILQPMLDASSSETPKTKKKPPPNRPLQRFWPDSIATGMTQQQVQMPDGTTVMMSVEGLRSLTSDGAALAVQQVMMGGHSEDESGDSGDEDDDDDMAGLGLDNSDSLQ; via the exons ATGATGGCTGCCCAGTCGGAATCCATAGACGAGTACCTGGAGGGAGAGCAGCAG ATGCTGGGGGCGGAGCAGGCGGACGGTGACGAGGGTTTGGATGCAGCCTCCAGTCCAACCCCCACTGAGCCCCAGACCCCCATGGATGTAGATAAGGCTTCCATATACCG gCATCCCTTGTTCCCTCTCCTGGCCCTGCTCTTTGAGAAATGTGAGCAGTCTACACAGGGCTCAGACTGCGTCACGTCAGCCAGCTTCGACGTGGACATTGAGAACTTCGTCCGTAGCCAGGAGAAGGAGGGCAAAGCCTTCTTCAGTGAGGACCCTGATCTCGACAATCTG ATGGTGAAGGCCATCCAGGTGCTGCGGATCCACCTGCTGGAGCTGGAGAAGGTCAGCGACCTGTGTAAGGACTTCTGCAGCCGCTACATCTCCTGCCTCAAGACCAAGATGAACAGCGAGACGCTGCTGAGTGGAGAACCTGGCAGCCCCTACTCATCTGGACAGGGTTTCTCCCCCACCAagatacag ACGTCCAGCTCTTTCACAggaaccctcagtccccaggggATTGTGGTGCCAGCATCGGCCCTGCATCAAGGCAACGTCACCGTgacaacagtcaaccccacacagGTTATAGCAGGTATGTCACCCTGGCATACAACAACCACAG GTGGCACAGTCTACCAACCAGTCACAGTAGTCAACTCACAGGGCCAGGTGGTGTCACAGACACTCTCGCCCCAGACCATATGCATCCAGAACacacag CTCCAGCTGCAGCTCAACCAGGACCTGAGTTTCTTCAACCACGACGACAGCTCACCCAAGAACAAGCGTGGCGTTCTTCCCAAACAAGCCACCAACGTCATGCGCTCCTGGCTCTTCCAGCACATCGGG CACCCCTACCCCACGGAGGATGAGAAGAAGCAGATCGCTACCCAAACTAACCTGAGCCTCCTCCAAGTCAATAACTG GTTCATAAACGCGCGGAGGCGAATCCTGCAGCCCATGCTGGACGCCAGCTCTTCGGAGACACCCAAAACCAAGAAGAAACCTCCTCCGAACAGGCCGCTACAGCGCTTCTGGCCTGACTCCATCGCCACGGGGATGACCCAACAACAGGTCCAGATGCCAGATG GAACCACGGTGATGATGAGTGTGGAGGGTCTCCGGAGCCTGACATCAGACGGTGCCGCGCTGGCCGTGCAGCAGGTGATGATGGGCGGGCACAGCGAGGACGAATCAGGAGACAGCGGGGACGAGGACGATGATGACGACATGGCTGGGCTGGGCCTGGACAACAGCGACTCCCTGCAGTAG
- the pknox1.1 gene encoding homeobox protein PKNOX1.1 isoform X1, translated as MKSNLYYNSLFEFSTVCGPMCFSRSANMMAAQSESIDEYLEGEQQMLGAEQADGDEGLDAASSPTPTEPQTPMDVDKASIYRHPLFPLLALLFEKCEQSTQGSDCVTSASFDVDIENFVRSQEKEGKAFFSEDPDLDNLMVKAIQVLRIHLLELEKVSDLCKDFCSRYISCLKTKMNSETLLSGEPGSPYSSGQGFSPTKIQTSSSFTGTLSPQGIVVPASALHQGNVTVTTVNPTQVIAGMSPWHTTTTGGTVYQPVTVVNSQGQVVSQTLSPQTICIQNTQLQLQLNQDLSFFNHDDSSPKNKRGVLPKQATNVMRSWLFQHIGHPYPTEDEKKQIATQTNLSLLQVNNWFINARRRILQPMLDASSSETPKTKKKPPPNRPLQRFWPDSIATGMTQQQVQMPDGTTVMMSVEGLRSLTSDGAALAVQQVMMGGHSEDESGDSGDEDDDDDMAGLGLDNSDSLQ; from the exons ATGAAGAGTAATTTATACTATAATAGCCTTTTTGAATTCTCAACAGTGTGTGGACCTATGTGTTTTTCTAGGTCCGCCAACATGATGGCTGCCCAGTCGGAATCCATAGACGAGTACCTGGAGGGAGAGCAGCAG ATGCTGGGGGCGGAGCAGGCGGACGGTGACGAGGGTTTGGATGCAGCCTCCAGTCCAACCCCCACTGAGCCCCAGACCCCCATGGATGTAGATAAGGCTTCCATATACCG gCATCCCTTGTTCCCTCTCCTGGCCCTGCTCTTTGAGAAATGTGAGCAGTCTACACAGGGCTCAGACTGCGTCACGTCAGCCAGCTTCGACGTGGACATTGAGAACTTCGTCCGTAGCCAGGAGAAGGAGGGCAAAGCCTTCTTCAGTGAGGACCCTGATCTCGACAATCTG ATGGTGAAGGCCATCCAGGTGCTGCGGATCCACCTGCTGGAGCTGGAGAAGGTCAGCGACCTGTGTAAGGACTTCTGCAGCCGCTACATCTCCTGCCTCAAGACCAAGATGAACAGCGAGACGCTGCTGAGTGGAGAACCTGGCAGCCCCTACTCATCTGGACAGGGTTTCTCCCCCACCAagatacag ACGTCCAGCTCTTTCACAggaaccctcagtccccaggggATTGTGGTGCCAGCATCGGCCCTGCATCAAGGCAACGTCACCGTgacaacagtcaaccccacacagGTTATAGCAGGTATGTCACCCTGGCATACAACAACCACAG GTGGCACAGTCTACCAACCAGTCACAGTAGTCAACTCACAGGGCCAGGTGGTGTCACAGACACTCTCGCCCCAGACCATATGCATCCAGAACacacag CTCCAGCTGCAGCTCAACCAGGACCTGAGTTTCTTCAACCACGACGACAGCTCACCCAAGAACAAGCGTGGCGTTCTTCCCAAACAAGCCACCAACGTCATGCGCTCCTGGCTCTTCCAGCACATCGGG CACCCCTACCCCACGGAGGATGAGAAGAAGCAGATCGCTACCCAAACTAACCTGAGCCTCCTCCAAGTCAATAACTG GTTCATAAACGCGCGGAGGCGAATCCTGCAGCCCATGCTGGACGCCAGCTCTTCGGAGACACCCAAAACCAAGAAGAAACCTCCTCCGAACAGGCCGCTACAGCGCTTCTGGCCTGACTCCATCGCCACGGGGATGACCCAACAACAGGTCCAGATGCCAGATG GAACCACGGTGATGATGAGTGTGGAGGGTCTCCGGAGCCTGACATCAGACGGTGCCGCGCTGGCCGTGCAGCAGGTGATGATGGGCGGGCACAGCGAGGACGAATCAGGAGACAGCGGGGACGAGGACGATGATGACGACATGGCTGGGCTGGGCCTGGACAACAGCGACTCCCTGCAGTAG
- the pknox1.1 gene encoding homeobox protein PKNOX1.1 isoform X2 codes for MKSNLYYNSLFEFSTVCGPMCFSRSANMMAAQSESIDEYLEGEQQMLGAEQADGDEGLDAASSPTPTEPQTPMDVDKASIYRHPLFPLLALLFEKCEQSTQGSDCVTSASFDVDIENFVRSQEKEGKAFFSEDPDLDNLMVKAIQVLRIHLLELEKVSDLCKDFCSRYISCLKTKMNSETLLSGEPGSPYSSGQGFSPTKIQTSSSFTGTLSPQGIVVPASALHQGNVTVTTVNPTQVIAGGTVYQPVTVVNSQGQVVSQTLSPQTICIQNTQLQLQLNQDLSFFNHDDSSPKNKRGVLPKQATNVMRSWLFQHIGHPYPTEDEKKQIATQTNLSLLQVNNWFINARRRILQPMLDASSSETPKTKKKPPPNRPLQRFWPDSIATGMTQQQVQMPDGTTVMMSVEGLRSLTSDGAALAVQQVMMGGHSEDESGDSGDEDDDDDMAGLGLDNSDSLQ; via the exons ATGAAGAGTAATTTATACTATAATAGCCTTTTTGAATTCTCAACAGTGTGTGGACCTATGTGTTTTTCTAGGTCCGCCAACATGATGGCTGCCCAGTCGGAATCCATAGACGAGTACCTGGAGGGAGAGCAGCAG ATGCTGGGGGCGGAGCAGGCGGACGGTGACGAGGGTTTGGATGCAGCCTCCAGTCCAACCCCCACTGAGCCCCAGACCCCCATGGATGTAGATAAGGCTTCCATATACCG gCATCCCTTGTTCCCTCTCCTGGCCCTGCTCTTTGAGAAATGTGAGCAGTCTACACAGGGCTCAGACTGCGTCACGTCAGCCAGCTTCGACGTGGACATTGAGAACTTCGTCCGTAGCCAGGAGAAGGAGGGCAAAGCCTTCTTCAGTGAGGACCCTGATCTCGACAATCTG ATGGTGAAGGCCATCCAGGTGCTGCGGATCCACCTGCTGGAGCTGGAGAAGGTCAGCGACCTGTGTAAGGACTTCTGCAGCCGCTACATCTCCTGCCTCAAGACCAAGATGAACAGCGAGACGCTGCTGAGTGGAGAACCTGGCAGCCCCTACTCATCTGGACAGGGTTTCTCCCCCACCAagatacag ACGTCCAGCTCTTTCACAggaaccctcagtccccaggggATTGTGGTGCCAGCATCGGCCCTGCATCAAGGCAACGTCACCGTgacaacagtcaaccccacacagGTTATAGCAG GTGGCACAGTCTACCAACCAGTCACAGTAGTCAACTCACAGGGCCAGGTGGTGTCACAGACACTCTCGCCCCAGACCATATGCATCCAGAACacacag CTCCAGCTGCAGCTCAACCAGGACCTGAGTTTCTTCAACCACGACGACAGCTCACCCAAGAACAAGCGTGGCGTTCTTCCCAAACAAGCCACCAACGTCATGCGCTCCTGGCTCTTCCAGCACATCGGG CACCCCTACCCCACGGAGGATGAGAAGAAGCAGATCGCTACCCAAACTAACCTGAGCCTCCTCCAAGTCAATAACTG GTTCATAAACGCGCGGAGGCGAATCCTGCAGCCCATGCTGGACGCCAGCTCTTCGGAGACACCCAAAACCAAGAAGAAACCTCCTCCGAACAGGCCGCTACAGCGCTTCTGGCCTGACTCCATCGCCACGGGGATGACCCAACAACAGGTCCAGATGCCAGATG GAACCACGGTGATGATGAGTGTGGAGGGTCTCCGGAGCCTGACATCAGACGGTGCCGCGCTGGCCGTGCAGCAGGTGATGATGGGCGGGCACAGCGAGGACGAATCAGGAGACAGCGGGGACGAGGACGATGATGACGACATGGCTGGGCTGGGCCTGGACAACAGCGACTCCCTGCAGTAG
- the pknox1.1 gene encoding homeobox protein PKNOX1.1 isoform X3, with amino-acid sequence MSYPCTRTSANMMAAQSESIDEYLEGEQQMLGAEQADGDEGLDAASSPTPTEPQTPMDVDKASIYRHPLFPLLALLFEKCEQSTQGSDCVTSASFDVDIENFVRSQEKEGKAFFSEDPDLDNLMVKAIQVLRIHLLELEKVSDLCKDFCSRYISCLKTKMNSETLLSGEPGSPYSSGQGFSPTKIQTSSSFTGTLSPQGIVVPASALHQGNVTVTTVNPTQVIAGMSPWHTTTTGGTVYQPVTVVNSQGQVVSQTLSPQTICIQNTQLQLQLNQDLSFFNHDDSSPKNKRGVLPKQATNVMRSWLFQHIGHPYPTEDEKKQIATQTNLSLLQVNNWFINARRRILQPMLDASSSETPKTKKKPPPNRPLQRFWPDSIATGMTQQQVQMPDGTTVMMSVEGLRSLTSDGAALAVQQVMMGGHSEDESGDSGDEDDDDDMAGLGLDNSDSLQ; translated from the exons ATGTCGTATCCTTGCACACGAAC GTCCGCCAACATGATGGCTGCCCAGTCGGAATCCATAGACGAGTACCTGGAGGGAGAGCAGCAG ATGCTGGGGGCGGAGCAGGCGGACGGTGACGAGGGTTTGGATGCAGCCTCCAGTCCAACCCCCACTGAGCCCCAGACCCCCATGGATGTAGATAAGGCTTCCATATACCG gCATCCCTTGTTCCCTCTCCTGGCCCTGCTCTTTGAGAAATGTGAGCAGTCTACACAGGGCTCAGACTGCGTCACGTCAGCCAGCTTCGACGTGGACATTGAGAACTTCGTCCGTAGCCAGGAGAAGGAGGGCAAAGCCTTCTTCAGTGAGGACCCTGATCTCGACAATCTG ATGGTGAAGGCCATCCAGGTGCTGCGGATCCACCTGCTGGAGCTGGAGAAGGTCAGCGACCTGTGTAAGGACTTCTGCAGCCGCTACATCTCCTGCCTCAAGACCAAGATGAACAGCGAGACGCTGCTGAGTGGAGAACCTGGCAGCCCCTACTCATCTGGACAGGGTTTCTCCCCCACCAagatacag ACGTCCAGCTCTTTCACAggaaccctcagtccccaggggATTGTGGTGCCAGCATCGGCCCTGCATCAAGGCAACGTCACCGTgacaacagtcaaccccacacagGTTATAGCAGGTATGTCACCCTGGCATACAACAACCACAG GTGGCACAGTCTACCAACCAGTCACAGTAGTCAACTCACAGGGCCAGGTGGTGTCACAGACACTCTCGCCCCAGACCATATGCATCCAGAACacacag CTCCAGCTGCAGCTCAACCAGGACCTGAGTTTCTTCAACCACGACGACAGCTCACCCAAGAACAAGCGTGGCGTTCTTCCCAAACAAGCCACCAACGTCATGCGCTCCTGGCTCTTCCAGCACATCGGG CACCCCTACCCCACGGAGGATGAGAAGAAGCAGATCGCTACCCAAACTAACCTGAGCCTCCTCCAAGTCAATAACTG GTTCATAAACGCGCGGAGGCGAATCCTGCAGCCCATGCTGGACGCCAGCTCTTCGGAGACACCCAAAACCAAGAAGAAACCTCCTCCGAACAGGCCGCTACAGCGCTTCTGGCCTGACTCCATCGCCACGGGGATGACCCAACAACAGGTCCAGATGCCAGATG GAACCACGGTGATGATGAGTGTGGAGGGTCTCCGGAGCCTGACATCAGACGGTGCCGCGCTGGCCGTGCAGCAGGTGATGATGGGCGGGCACAGCGAGGACGAATCAGGAGACAGCGGGGACGAGGACGATGATGACGACATGGCTGGGCTGGGCCTGGACAACAGCGACTCCCTGCAGTAG
- the pknox1.1 gene encoding homeobox protein PKNOX1.1 isoform X4, whose protein sequence is MSANMMAAQSESIDEYLEGEQQMLGAEQADGDEGLDAASSPTPTEPQTPMDVDKASIYRHPLFPLLALLFEKCEQSTQGSDCVTSASFDVDIENFVRSQEKEGKAFFSEDPDLDNLMVKAIQVLRIHLLELEKVSDLCKDFCSRYISCLKTKMNSETLLSGEPGSPYSSGQGFSPTKIQTSSSFTGTLSPQGIVVPASALHQGNVTVTTVNPTQVIAGMSPWHTTTTGGTVYQPVTVVNSQGQVVSQTLSPQTICIQNTQLQLQLNQDLSFFNHDDSSPKNKRGVLPKQATNVMRSWLFQHIGHPYPTEDEKKQIATQTNLSLLQVNNWFINARRRILQPMLDASSSETPKTKKKPPPNRPLQRFWPDSIATGMTQQQVQMPDGTTVMMSVEGLRSLTSDGAALAVQQVMMGGHSEDESGDSGDEDDDDDMAGLGLDNSDSLQ, encoded by the exons AT GTCCGCCAACATGATGGCTGCCCAGTCGGAATCCATAGACGAGTACCTGGAGGGAGAGCAGCAG ATGCTGGGGGCGGAGCAGGCGGACGGTGACGAGGGTTTGGATGCAGCCTCCAGTCCAACCCCCACTGAGCCCCAGACCCCCATGGATGTAGATAAGGCTTCCATATACCG gCATCCCTTGTTCCCTCTCCTGGCCCTGCTCTTTGAGAAATGTGAGCAGTCTACACAGGGCTCAGACTGCGTCACGTCAGCCAGCTTCGACGTGGACATTGAGAACTTCGTCCGTAGCCAGGAGAAGGAGGGCAAAGCCTTCTTCAGTGAGGACCCTGATCTCGACAATCTG ATGGTGAAGGCCATCCAGGTGCTGCGGATCCACCTGCTGGAGCTGGAGAAGGTCAGCGACCTGTGTAAGGACTTCTGCAGCCGCTACATCTCCTGCCTCAAGACCAAGATGAACAGCGAGACGCTGCTGAGTGGAGAACCTGGCAGCCCCTACTCATCTGGACAGGGTTTCTCCCCCACCAagatacag ACGTCCAGCTCTTTCACAggaaccctcagtccccaggggATTGTGGTGCCAGCATCGGCCCTGCATCAAGGCAACGTCACCGTgacaacagtcaaccccacacagGTTATAGCAGGTATGTCACCCTGGCATACAACAACCACAG GTGGCACAGTCTACCAACCAGTCACAGTAGTCAACTCACAGGGCCAGGTGGTGTCACAGACACTCTCGCCCCAGACCATATGCATCCAGAACacacag CTCCAGCTGCAGCTCAACCAGGACCTGAGTTTCTTCAACCACGACGACAGCTCACCCAAGAACAAGCGTGGCGTTCTTCCCAAACAAGCCACCAACGTCATGCGCTCCTGGCTCTTCCAGCACATCGGG CACCCCTACCCCACGGAGGATGAGAAGAAGCAGATCGCTACCCAAACTAACCTGAGCCTCCTCCAAGTCAATAACTG GTTCATAAACGCGCGGAGGCGAATCCTGCAGCCCATGCTGGACGCCAGCTCTTCGGAGACACCCAAAACCAAGAAGAAACCTCCTCCGAACAGGCCGCTACAGCGCTTCTGGCCTGACTCCATCGCCACGGGGATGACCCAACAACAGGTCCAGATGCCAGATG GAACCACGGTGATGATGAGTGTGGAGGGTCTCCGGAGCCTGACATCAGACGGTGCCGCGCTGGCCGTGCAGCAGGTGATGATGGGCGGGCACAGCGAGGACGAATCAGGAGACAGCGGGGACGAGGACGATGATGACGACATGGCTGGGCTGGGCCTGGACAACAGCGACTCCCTGCAGTAG